The genomic region GTGAAATACCTCTCCAGAATGTGGGGTAATCCGGCCGTTCCGCACATCAGGGCCAGAAGCAGAGACAGGGCCTCCACCGGGCCGATCAGGGCGAAACCAGGGGCGACAAAGGCCGAACCGTCGAATGCACCCACCCCTCCTGCGTCAAAGGCCGCGATGGAGGCCACGACCTGGCCATAGGTCAGGCCGTGAAGAACCCATGGGATGAATGCCAACAGGAACATGGAGCCGAAAAGAATCCAGAACTGAACCACCTGGGTGACCGTCGTGCCCTTCATGCCACCCACGGACACATAAAGCGTGATGGCCAGGGCCACGACCGCGATGGCCGTTCGGTAGTCCAGCCCCAGGACGAGGCCCAGGATCTTGCCTGCGGCCAGCATCTGCGGTGCCATATAAAAGAGGGAAATGGACAGCACTCCCGCCACTCCCAGGAGTCGGGCGGTTTTGGAGTGGAACCGGACGGACACAAAATCCGGCACCGTGTAGCGGCCGAATTTGCGCAGCGGCCCGGCCAGGAGGATCAACAGGGTCAGATATCCCACGAAAAAGCCGAGGGCGTAGACCATCCCGTCGAATCCCTCCAGAAAGGCGATTCCCGCCACCCCCAAAAAGGAGGCTGCCGAAAGATAGTCGCTGGAAATGGCCGAGGCATTGACCAGATGGCTGCCCCGCCGTCCAGGAAGATAATAATCGGCTGAAACCTTGTGGGCCCGGAAGATCCAGGTGCTGGCCACCGTGAAGGCCAGCATCAGGCCGACGATGGTCAGAATCGTGGCCGGATTCTGATAGATGGCCGCCATCATCTGTCATCCCCTTCCAGGTTCCGCTCCAGGGCCGCCGACCGCCGCGCGAACCAGGCATAGAGCCCCCACCCGACCGGGTACACGACCACGGCTGACAGCCAATACCGCAGGGGCAGCTCCTCCACCGGGCCAAAATTTCGGCCCCCGATATAGAAAAAAACGAACATCCCGGCCACCAGGCCGAGATATGGCAGGCCCATCCCAAGGGCCAGGCGAAGCTGGCGCTTTCGAAGCCGTTCCACCCGTTCAGCATTCATGTCCAATCCTCCGGATCATTGCAGGGATGAGTCACTCGCCGGCCTTTTCTTGGGAACTGCCGTAGAGGATGACCGGGATGGCAAACAGCAGATAAGGCAGAAAGACCATGCCCATGTGCAGGAGTCCGGGCCGGCCCTGGGGGGTGGGAACCCCGAACAATTCGCCATAACCGAAGAGGATCACGGCCAGACCGCCCAGAATCAAGGTGGCCTGTCCAGCCATGACCCAATGACGAGGCGTCCACCATGTTCGACCCCAGGCCAGCCCAAAGGCTCCGACCAGACAGAGACTGAAAGCAACCATGGTCGCCAAATCTCGCGCCACGGTCCAGAAATGCAGGGGATGAAGCAGCCTGACGCCGCTCACAAACGCCATGGCGGCGTAAAGTACGGCCAGCAGAACCACGTATCCTTTCATGGCGGCCTCCTTTTGTGATCTTGGAACGCGGGACAGGAATCGAGTCTACGCCCGCCAATGGCCTTGATGCAAGGCCGAACGGTCGCTTCGGCCATCAGCGGCGCATTTATGGACGTGCGCGGTCAAATTTGGCCCCCATGAGGCAAGACAGGGCCTGATTCAGACCGCTGGAAGCCATCTTTGCCAT from Deltaproteobacteria bacterium harbors:
- a CDS encoding cation acetate symporter, yielding MAAIYQNPATILTIVGLMLAFTVASTWIFRAHKVSADYYLPGRRGSHLVNASAISSDYLSAASFLGVAGIAFLEGFDGMVYALGFFVGYLTLLILLAGPLRKFGRYTVPDFVSVRFHSKTARLLGVAGVLSISLFYMAPQMLAAGKILGLVLGLDYRTAIAVVALAITLYVSVGGMKGTTVTQVVQFWILFGSMFLLAFIPWVLHGLTYGQVVASIAAFDAGGVGAFDGSAFVAPGFALIGPVEALSLLLALMCGTAGLPHILERYFT